One genomic segment of Streptomyces sp. RKND-216 includes these proteins:
- a CDS encoding DegV family protein, with protein sequence MARHVAVVTDSTAYLPPELLEKHHITAVPLTVVLDGEALEEGTEISAPALAEALRKHRPVTTSRPSPETFAATYRALAESQPALDGIVSLHLSAEVSGTYDAAVLAARDAPVPVRVVDTGMVAMALGFCALAAAETAEAGGTPDDAVAAAEKRAEGTAAYFYVDTLDYLRRGGRIGAAQALFGSALAVKPLLELADGRIGMLEKVRTASRAIARLEEIAVEHSADGRVDMAVHHLAAPERADQLAQRLRERVPGLADLHVSEVGAVIGAHTGPGLLGVVLSRR encoded by the coding sequence ATGGCCCGTCATGTCGCTGTCGTCACCGACTCCACGGCGTACCTGCCCCCGGAGCTGCTGGAGAAGCACCACATCACCGCGGTACCGCTGACGGTCGTCCTCGACGGGGAGGCGCTGGAGGAGGGCACGGAGATCTCCGCCCCCGCCCTCGCGGAGGCCCTGCGCAAGCACCGGCCGGTCACCACCTCCCGGCCCAGCCCGGAGACCTTCGCCGCCACCTACCGCGCCCTCGCCGAGTCCCAGCCCGCGCTGGACGGCATCGTGTCGCTGCACCTGTCCGCGGAGGTCTCGGGCACCTACGACGCGGCCGTGCTGGCCGCCCGGGACGCGCCGGTGCCGGTGCGCGTGGTCGACACCGGCATGGTCGCGATGGCGCTGGGCTTCTGCGCCCTGGCCGCGGCCGAGACCGCCGAGGCGGGCGGGACACCGGACGACGCGGTGGCGGCGGCGGAGAAACGCGCCGAGGGGACGGCGGCGTACTTCTACGTCGACACGCTCGACTACCTGCGGCGCGGCGGACGCATCGGCGCCGCGCAGGCGCTGTTCGGGTCCGCGCTGGCCGTCAAGCCCTTGCTGGAGCTGGCGGACGGCCGCATCGGCATGCTGGAGAAGGTACGCACCGCGTCCCGGGCCATCGCCCGGCTCGAGGAGATCGCCGTCGAGCACTCGGCGGACGGCCGGGTCGACATGGCCGTCCACCACCTGGCGGCCCCCGAGCGCGCGGACCAGCTCGCCCAGCGACTCCGCGAGCGCGTCCCGGGCCTGGCCGACCTGCACGTCAGCGAGGTGGGCGCGGTGATCGGCGCCCACACCGGCCCCGGCCTCCTCGGCGTCGTACTCTCCCGCCGCTGA